One genomic segment of Sorex araneus isolate mSorAra2 chromosome X, mSorAra2.pri, whole genome shotgun sequence includes these proteins:
- the LOC101557422 gene encoding melanoma-associated antigen 4-like — MSLCDKFMAFTLEDENQDPQDDQHLKNGQESQVEGRKKKVPLSSTASVLLEDTTGEVAAAGVFSVPKGPHQSSLRASHFQGTMAATPENHPLKGSASSRQEKRLHGREEPAQAGACLQKALDDKISDLVGFLLLKYRTKQLTTKEAMLRTIPNNDEEDFSVILSQVSECMHLVYGIDVKEVDPQSHSYALVTTLGLTYDGMVGPQQTMPNTGLLVMVLGVILLEEDCASEQAVWEQLSLMGVYPGRKHFIYGEPRKLLTNVWVQEQYLEYQQVPGSIPARFQFLWGPRAHAETSKMDVLDFLINVYISEQKTLQCVSQEPCWKKRRNGPDQV; from the coding sequence ATGTCTCTCTGTGATAAGTTTATGGCTTTCACGCTTGAGGATGAAAATCAGGACCCGCAAGATGACCAGCATCTGAAGAATGGTCAGGAGTCCCaggtggaggggaggaagaaaaaagttcCCTTGTCCAGCACTGCCTCTGTCCTCCTTGAGGACACCACAGGAGAGGTAGCAGCTGCTGGAGTGTTTAGTGTTCCCAAGGGTCCCCACCAGAGTTCACTCAGGGCCAGTCATTTCCAGGGGACCATGGCTGCCACTCCAGAGAACCATCCCTTGAAGGGCAGTGCCAGCAGCAGGCAAGAGAAAAGGCTCCATGGTAGGGAGGAGCCAGCCCAAGCTGGGGCCTGCCTCCAGAAGGCATTGGATGACAAGATATCTGATCTGGTGGGGTTCCTGCTCCTCAAGTACCGCACTAAGCAGCTGACCACGAAGGAAGCGATGCTGAGAACCATCCCCAACAATGATGAGGAGGACTTCTCTGTCATCCTAAGCCAGGTGTCTGAGTGCATGCATTTGGTCTATGGCATTGATGTGAAGGAAGTAGACCCACAATCGCACAGCTATGCCTTGGTCACTACATTGGGCCTCACTTATGATGGCATGGTGGGCCCTCAGCAAACCATGCCCAATACCGGCCTGCTGGTGATGGTCCTGGGGGTCATCCTTCTCGAGGAAGATTGTGCCTCTGAGCAGGCTGTCTGGGAGCAATTAAGTTTGATGGGGGTTTATCCAGGCAGGAAGCACTTTATCTACGGGGAGCCCAGGAAACTCCTCACCAATGTGTGGGTGCAGGAGCAGTATCTGGAGTACCAGCAGGTACCCGGAAGTATCCCTGCCCGCTTCCAGTTTctctggggccccagggcccaTGCTGAAACCAGCAAGATGGACGTCCTGGATTTTTTGATCAATGTCTATATTAGCGAACAAAAGACCCTCCAGTGTGTAAGTCAAGAGCCATgttggaagaagagaaggaatggGCCTGATCAGGTGTAA